A single Carnobacterium inhibens subsp. inhibens DSM 13024 DNA region contains:
- a CDS encoding DsbA family oxidoreductase translates to MQVEFFHDVICSFCFPMSYRMRKVAEKYPKLEIIHRSFALGWEKEQFIQQFGSHEAVKPEVIHHWENANQNDDEHRFNIEGMKEQDFLFPTSKNGLKAAKAAGMIADQDTYWAVFDGLQQALFVGNRDISDLTVIEDVVKKTSVDFDDWKVQFENPETEQAIMEDLQKVEAYGIQGAPAIVVNQKYLISGAQPQEVIEQTIEQIAEEEGFQLKGLTIMGTDAAACNMIDGKWVCD, encoded by the coding sequence ATGCAAGTAGAATTTTTCCATGATGTGATTTGCAGTTTTTGTTTTCCAATGTCTTATCGCATGAGGAAAGTGGCTGAAAAATATCCAAAACTAGAAATCATCCATCGTTCATTTGCTTTAGGCTGGGAGAAAGAACAGTTTATTCAGCAATTTGGTTCGCATGAAGCAGTAAAACCTGAAGTAATTCATCATTGGGAAAATGCCAATCAAAATGATGACGAACATCGTTTTAATATAGAAGGAATGAAAGAGCAGGATTTCTTATTTCCAACATCTAAAAATGGATTGAAAGCTGCAAAAGCTGCTGGAATGATTGCGGATCAAGACACGTATTGGGCTGTATTTGATGGCTTGCAACAGGCTTTGTTTGTAGGAAATAGAGATATCTCAGATTTGACAGTGATTGAAGATGTAGTAAAGAAAACTTCAGTTGATTTTGATGATTGGAAAGTGCAATTCGAGAATCCAGAAACGGAACAAGCAATTATGGAAGATTTACAAAAAGTAGAAGCTTATGGCATTCAAGGAGCACCTGCTATAGTGGTGAATCAAAAATATTTAATCAGCGGAGCACAACCGCAAGAAGTGATTGAACAAACGATTGAACAAATTGCTGAAGAAGAAGGTTTCCAATTAAAAGGATTAACCATAATGGGAACAGATGCTGCTGCTTGTAATATGATTGATGGCAAATGGGTTTGTGACTAA
- a CDS encoding DUF2207 domain-containing protein, which yields MNKRMKKGLGIGGAFLGCFAFSETVFAENELSDMKIEIELQEDGSGIVTEHRAMNMDDGTELYIVLDDLQDSQLLDFSVAGYQVMEPWNLDASLEEKAGQYGTVVTDDGLELIWGIGEYGENNYEVTYTLSNLVRELEDGQGLLWNFDTFSDIPAENLTVEITGFEPFTDENVRFWGFGFEGDIQLEGNTIVWEAEEEVDDSKDVTALLQFPQGMFTTQASVGMTSEEQREMAMNGSAYNDEATSATVPIIIGSLIAIAGGGITAFIIKYSKKLKKAREEAGQMRTGKERIKENSETVLEEIPYHGDDFAGIAYLLQDIDKGYFEDYFSAYLLKWSSEERILIHTAEDKSLFGDDYDTEIEIIHFVEERVRYPQSFKEFVDNIETNPEAKYETGLWIMLLDASNSSGFIEDNDMKKWAKKHAKEVGTYADYLIDYSKEYLEKEGLISFGKVDVWGAKHEVAVASPEGDELFDRLVQFDNYLEEIDLEGFADNTNPFSFEEFLFWNTLYYRSEEITEEFKEMIPNPDNISGENQFIYHYWYWNGVTGFRNNWSSGLESGGFHSSSSSAVSGTGGSTSFGGGGGAGGGGGGGAR from the coding sequence ATGAATAAAAGAATGAAAAAGGGATTAGGTATTGGAGGAGCTTTTTTAGGATGCTTCGCTTTTAGTGAAACAGTTTTTGCTGAAAATGAATTATCAGATATGAAGATTGAAATTGAACTGCAAGAAGACGGATCTGGAATCGTCACAGAGCATAGAGCGATGAATATGGATGATGGTACTGAGTTATATATCGTGTTGGATGATCTGCAAGATTCTCAATTACTTGATTTTTCAGTAGCTGGTTATCAAGTGATGGAACCATGGAATCTAGATGCTTCATTGGAAGAAAAAGCTGGCCAATACGGTACTGTAGTGACAGATGATGGATTAGAACTCATATGGGGTATTGGCGAATATGGAGAAAACAATTATGAAGTAACGTATACTTTATCAAATTTAGTTCGTGAATTGGAAGATGGACAAGGTTTGCTATGGAATTTTGATACGTTTTCTGACATACCAGCAGAAAATTTGACGGTTGAAATTACTGGATTTGAACCCTTTACCGATGAAAATGTCCGGTTCTGGGGATTTGGTTTTGAAGGGGATATACAATTAGAAGGAAACACGATTGTGTGGGAAGCAGAGGAAGAAGTTGACGATAGTAAAGATGTAACGGCTTTGCTACAATTCCCGCAAGGTATGTTTACTACACAAGCCAGTGTAGGGATGACATCCGAAGAGCAACGTGAAATGGCTATGAATGGTTCAGCGTATAACGATGAAGCTACTTCTGCTACAGTTCCAATCATTATTGGTTCTCTAATAGCGATTGCTGGTGGAGGGATCACAGCTTTTATTATCAAATATTCTAAAAAATTAAAAAAAGCGAGAGAAGAAGCGGGACAAATGCGTACTGGAAAAGAAAGAATCAAAGAAAATAGTGAGACTGTATTAGAAGAGATTCCTTACCATGGAGATGATTTTGCAGGTATCGCTTATTTATTGCAAGACATCGATAAAGGCTATTTTGAAGATTACTTCTCAGCCTATTTACTGAAATGGTCTTCAGAAGAACGGATCCTAATTCATACAGCTGAAGATAAGTCGTTGTTTGGTGATGATTACGATACAGAAATAGAAATCATTCATTTTGTAGAAGAGCGTGTACGTTATCCACAATCATTCAAAGAATTTGTGGATAACATTGAAACAAATCCTGAAGCGAAGTATGAGACGGGATTATGGATCATGTTATTAGATGCTTCAAATAGCAGTGGATTCATTGAAGATAATGACATGAAGAAATGGGCTAAAAAACATGCCAAAGAAGTCGGAACTTATGCCGATTATCTGATTGATTACTCAAAAGAGTATCTAGAAAAAGAAGGCCTGATTTCATTTGGAAAAGTTGACGTTTGGGGTGCCAAACATGAGGTAGCTGTTGCCAGTCCTGAAGGCGATGAATTATTTGACCGTCTAGTTCAGTTTGATAATTATTTAGAAGAAATCGATTTAGAAGGTTTTGCGGATAACACTAACCCATTCTCTTTTGAAGAATTTTTGTTCTGGAATACGTTGTACTATAGAAGCGAAGAAATAACAGAAGAGTTTAAGGAAATGATTCCGAATCCAGATAATATTTCTGGCGAAAATCAATTCATCTATCATTACTGGTATTGGAATGGTGTAACAGGGTTTAGAAACAATTGGTCCAGTGGATTAGAGAGTGGCGGATTCCACTCAAGTTCTTCATCAGCAGTATCAGGTACTGGTGGCTCAACTTCCTTTGGTGGAGGTGGAGGTGCCGGTGGTGGAGGCGGTGGAGGGGCTCGATAG
- a CDS encoding adenylyl-sulfate kinase gives MDKSQVIIISGVTASGKTTLINELHKEIPLSTIISFDDYSLDKLDTTPQLGDILDNPELYVNQHDISLLMADFFASYNKVPIILIDFPYGYQHDMLRPYINKVVYIKTPLDITFARQLVRDYQERTSEEIIQWSKDYLNFARPIFKAHERFISSTADLLLDGELPLDQQIFKVKQLIY, from the coding sequence ATGGATAAAAGCCAAGTTATAATCATAAGCGGGGTAACAGCAAGCGGAAAAACTACGTTAATAAATGAATTACATAAAGAAATTCCATTAAGCACTATTATTTCATTTGATGATTATAGTTTAGACAAGCTAGATACGACACCTCAACTAGGTGATATCTTAGATAATCCTGAATTGTATGTGAATCAACATGACATCAGCCTACTGATGGCTGATTTTTTTGCTTCTTATAATAAAGTTCCAATCATCCTCATTGACTTTCCTTATGGCTATCAACATGACATGCTTAGACCTTACATCAATAAAGTAGTCTACATTAAAACGCCTTTGGATATCACGTTTGCTAGACAGTTAGTAAGAGACTATCAAGAGAGAACATCTGAAGAAATTATCCAATGGTCTAAGGACTATTTAAACTTTGCCAGACCTATTTTTAAGGCTCATGAGCGATTTATTTCTTCAACTGCAGATTTATTGCTTGATGGAGAACTGCCACTAGACCAACAAATTTTTAAAGTAAAGCAACTAATTTATTAG
- a CDS encoding putative polysaccharide biosynthesis protein, with protein MDESNELNKETTSSKTNKMIEGTFWLTVGNFLSRFLGLIYIIPWYSWMGEHAKVSNGLYGMGYNIYAIFLLISTAGIPSAVTKQIAYYNSLDDSEMSNQFFYSSLKIATFIGVIASFGMYLFSPIIAKSSGGGQDLTAVIRSLSIIVIFFPSMSVIRGYFQGNQQMKPYAVSQILEQIGRVIYMLLSTFIIMKVLNGNYVTAVVHSTFAAFIGLIVSYVYLLFKLHKEAPLKGIFLQNKKSEINSKGLLKELLQVSIPFIIVASGISLFKLIDQFTFSRIMNQISTYSDMRLTELFAIFSTNPDKLTMIVIALATSLSSAGLPLLTEFFTKKDKLSLSKMVTNNIQLFLFITLPSILGMILLAKPLYTLFYEASNLGTKVLIQACLTGFILGFYMLSSSILQSVNQNRYAIFTLLIGAIVKLILQYPLISIFEVYGPLLATAISFGIICILNLKKIINITHPDIKLLLKRTVLISFSCILMLLVVLLVRNFLYLFLDPERKMHSFLIVTFAAIIGIITYMFLSFKTGLADNLLGFNAKKLKNKLKLFSK; from the coding sequence ATGGACGAATCTAATGAATTAAACAAGGAAACTACAAGTTCTAAAACAAATAAGATGATTGAAGGGACTTTTTGGTTAACTGTCGGAAATTTTCTTTCTAGATTTCTTGGATTAATTTATATTATTCCTTGGTATTCTTGGATGGGGGAACATGCAAAAGTATCTAATGGACTTTATGGAATGGGTTATAATATATATGCTATATTTTTATTAATCTCCACGGCTGGAATTCCTTCTGCTGTAACAAAACAAATTGCTTATTACAATTCATTGGATGATTCCGAAATGAGCAATCAGTTCTTTTATAGTTCTCTTAAAATAGCCACCTTTATTGGAGTCATAGCTAGTTTTGGTATGTATCTTTTTTCGCCGATAATTGCAAAAAGTTCTGGTGGTGGTCAAGATTTGACAGCAGTCATCAGATCCTTAAGTATTATTGTTATTTTTTTTCCTAGTATGAGTGTTATAAGAGGTTATTTTCAAGGAAACCAACAAATGAAACCTTACGCTGTTTCGCAAATTTTGGAACAAATAGGAAGAGTCATTTATATGCTGCTTTCAACTTTTATTATTATGAAGGTATTAAACGGAAATTATGTTACAGCAGTGGTTCATTCAACGTTTGCAGCTTTTATTGGTTTAATAGTAAGTTATGTCTATTTATTATTTAAACTACATAAAGAGGCACCACTTAAGGGCATATTTCTGCAAAATAAAAAGTCGGAAATTAACTCTAAAGGGTTATTAAAAGAACTGCTACAAGTATCGATTCCTTTTATCATTGTGGCCTCAGGTATTTCGCTTTTTAAATTAATTGATCAATTTACATTTTCTAGAATCATGAATCAAATTTCTACTTATTCTGATATGCGCTTAACTGAATTATTTGCGATTTTCAGTACAAATCCTGATAAATTAACGATGATTGTAATTGCCTTAGCTACATCGCTATCAAGTGCTGGTCTTCCTCTATTAACAGAATTTTTCACAAAAAAAGACAAACTTTCATTATCAAAGATGGTGACAAACAATATTCAACTTTTCCTTTTTATCACCCTTCCATCTATATTAGGAATGATTTTATTAGCAAAACCTCTTTACACGCTATTTTATGAAGCAAGCAACTTAGGGACAAAAGTTCTTATACAAGCTTGTTTAACTGGATTTATCCTCGGTTTTTATATGCTAAGTTCAAGTATTCTCCAAAGTGTTAATCAAAATAGATATGCCATCTTTACCTTACTTATAGGAGCTATAGTAAAACTGATTTTACAATACCCATTAATTTCAATTTTTGAAGTTTATGGTCCATTACTAGCTACTGCTATTTCATTCGGAATAATTTGCATCTTAAATCTAAAAAAAATAATCAACATTACTCATCCAGATATTAAGCTGCTGCTCAAAAGAACTGTTTTAATTTCTTTTTCATGTATTCTAATGCTTCTTGTTGTATTGCTTGTAAGAAACTTTCTTTATCTATTTTTGGATCCTGAACGTAAAATGCATAGTTTTCTTATCGTCACCTTTGCTGCCATTATCGGAATAATTACTTACATGTTTTTATCTTTTAAAACTGGTTTGGCTGATAATCTTCTTGGCTTCAATGCAAAAAAATTAAAAAATAAGTTAAAACTATTTTCAAAATAA
- a CDS encoding MepB family protein: MSFKSINLINNMLTGLGKPNITALSEENHNYEYEGISFSIADNTYRSRLAKLTPSKKGYFVVFWKKNDTNKNQAYSYDESPEKIIISVIDNELQGQFIFPKSILLKQEVLRTGNSKGKMAIRVYPSWVNELNQSAIKTQEWQREYFIDLSNEVDNNRLTKLYFSKLINLK, encoded by the coding sequence TTGAGTTTTAAGTCGATAAATTTAATAAACAATATGCTTACTGGTCTAGGAAAACCTAATATTACAGCTCTATCTGAGGAGAATCATAACTATGAATATGAGGGCATTAGCTTTAGTATTGCAGACAATACCTATCGGAGTCGCTTAGCTAAATTGACTCCAAGTAAAAAAGGGTATTTTGTAGTTTTCTGGAAGAAAAATGATACTAATAAAAATCAAGCCTATTCTTACGATGAAAGCCCAGAAAAGATAATAATTTCGGTTATAGATAATGAATTACAAGGACAATTTATTTTCCCAAAATCTATATTACTTAAACAAGAAGTTTTGAGAACTGGAAATTCTAAAGGAAAAATGGCAATACGGGTTTACCCTTCTTGGGTGAATGAGCTAAATCAATCTGCAATAAAGACTCAAGAGTGGCAGAGAGAGTACTTTATTGATTTATCAAACGAAGTAGATAATAATAGGCTAACAAAACTATATTTTTCTAAATTAATTAACTTAAAGTAA
- a CDS encoding nucleotidyltransferase family protein, which translates to MTNYEKQLIEMIKQDTYIVSILETVEKLKVNDAWVCAGLIRNKVWDSLHNTITSINDIDVICFDTADISWEMEKQLEAELKALFPNQPWSVKNQARMHLKSGFDSFTSTYDGVAHFPETSTAVAVRLCNNDLEIMAPYGIKDLFEMKVKPTPFYQNNSEFHSIYVERIKDKEWDKIWRNLSIEF; encoded by the coding sequence GTGACTAATTACGAAAAACAATTGATAGAAATGATTAAACAGGACACTTACATAGTATCGATTTTAGAAACAGTTGAGAAATTAAAGGTAAATGATGCCTGGGTATGTGCGGGGCTTATTCGAAATAAAGTGTGGGATAGTTTGCATAATACAATAACGTCTATAAATGATATTGATGTTATTTGTTTTGATACTGCAGATATTTCCTGGGAAATGGAAAAGCAGTTGGAAGCAGAGTTAAAAGCTTTGTTTCCAAATCAACCTTGGTCAGTAAAAAATCAAGCCCGTATGCATTTGAAAAGCGGCTTTGATTCTTTTACTTCAACGTATGATGGTGTTGCCCATTTTCCAGAAACTTCAACTGCAGTAGCTGTGAGGCTTTGCAATAATGATCTTGAAATTATGGCTCCCTATGGAATAAAGGATTTATTTGAAATGAAGGTGAAGCCTACACCCTTTTATCAAAATAATAGCGAATTTCATTCAATATATGTTGAACGCATTAAAGACAAAGAATGGGATAAAATATGGCGGAATTTATCTATAGAATTTTAA